From Nitrospinota bacterium:
GTGTCCTCTGAGAGAGTCTACCCCGACCGTGAGAGGTTGCCAAGAAGGGCATATACTCCCCAGGTAATCTTAACTATGGCCATCCGACCGAAAAGTTCATATTTCAACAGTTATTGCCCCTGAGCCCCAACGGTCAAGAGTGACGATTACATCGTGAAGTCTTCACTTTGCACGTACTATCCAGCTTTACGAACAAGAGCCGGGGGAGGCTTTCGCCTCCGTCCGGCTCGGAGTGTACAGCGCAAAGCTGGCTCAGGTGGGTTTGGGTGGGCTTGCCGGCTGTTAATCACGGAATAGCAAGCAACAAGCCCACCACACCATACTCTACGCCTTCTTGCATCACATCCAGGGGAGAGGGTTATCCTCCGAACGCCTCAAAGAACGGTGGGAAGGTTCCCAGAAGCCCCAGAGCTATTAGAATCAGCGTCGCGAGAAAGACTTTGCCAAAGTTCATCTGACGGTGCTTCCACAGGCGGTGCAACACTGCCCAGGCGACCAACCAGGCCAGAACGGACACCGTGCTTTTACCACTAAGAGGGCCAGTGGGACCATAGAAGACCAAAGCATGTTTTATCGGCTTGGTGACGACGGCAAGGGTAGTTAGGAGCCCCAGAGCGAAACTCCCGAGCCCCGCCCCCAGCACAGCTGCCGCGGCCGCGCCGTTGGTCATTGCCGATTCTTTTTCCCTCATTGTCTTTCACTCCTTTAGCGAATCGGTGCGACCTTGGTTAGGAAGGCCCCAAAGAGGCCAGCCACTCCAGCTGCCGCAAAGGAAATAATGAAGAGAACTATAAGGGCTTGGCGAATCTTCTCCTCGTGGGCCAGCCTGAGACCATAGCGTACTACGACGTAGGCTACTGCTGTGGCCAAAATGGGAGACAACCAAGCGACATGTTCCTTCCACTCCATCCCAAACCTGTGCCATGCTGCCAGGTTGGAATTCGCCAGTAGGTAGGAGCGCGGAAATTGGGTCAGATCGGCCAGCCCCTCAGGCGGTTTGGCCCTATACCAGGGATATACGATATAAGTACCGGTGATGACGGTCAGCCAAGCCAATATAGCCATGACCCATGTGCCGGCGATTAAGCGACGCAATCGCTCATGCATTCCGGGTACCGTAACCCACTCGGGTCGAAGGCTCCACAGTCCGGCCAGGCCACCGGCAAAGGCCAGTAGGAAAACGGCGCCTAGCACCATGCCGTGAATAACCGTCCAAAGTTCCCGTGATGTGAGCTTCATAGTTGCCTCCCTCTCGAGGCCCCCTCCGCCGATGTTGGGGTCACAGATAATGGTAGGCCCAAGACAATAACTAAGCAGAAGGCCAAGGCAGCGATGAATAACTCGCCTCCATTACCTCTCATAGCAGGTATGCCTCTACGAACAATCTGGGGAGAAGGCTAGATTAATGTGCTAAAGATTTGCTCCACAGGTTATCAAAAACTGGAGGGAAAAGAAACACACTAGTTACGATTATCCCATCTATACGTAGCATCTCCCGCTTCTCCACGACAGGATGATTAAGGTAGTGAGTCATGGTCCTGGGTGTCCTCTGAGAGAGTGTACCCCGACTGTGAGAGGTTGCCAAGAGGGATATGGGTCAAGCCATGAAGGGGCGTCCCTACAGCATAATACCGGGTAGTTCCGCCCTACCCTGATTGGGGGTCGCCAGCTCCGCCTCCAGCGGGCCTCCGCGCCCGCGCTGTTGTATAATAAGGGTTTAAGACCTGATTTCGGCCGAAGGGGCGGATGCGGGCTTCGATTGCCCGCAGGCGCCAGGGCGAGGAGGCCCCCGTGCGCGCGATGGTCCTACGAGCAGTGAAGCCCGTGGAGGAGAGCCCCCTGGAGGAGGCCTCCCTCCCCGTCCCCGAGCCGGGCCCAGGCGAGGTCCTTATCCGGGTCGGGGTCTGCGGGGTCTGCCACACCGACCTCCACACCGTCGAGGGCGATCTCGCGCTTCCGAAGAGCCCCCTCGTGCCGGGCCACCAGGCGGTCGGGAGGGTGGAGAGGCTCGGGGCGGGCTCGTCGAGGTTCGCCGAGGGCGCGCGGGTCGGCGTGGCGTGGCTCCATTCGACCTGCGGGGCGTGCCCCTTCTGCCGCCGGGGCCTTGAGAACCTCTGCGATGGGGCCCGCTTCACCGGCTATCACGTTGACGGGGGCTACGCCGAGTACACCGTCGTTCCCGAGGCCTTCGCCTATCCCATACCCGAAGCCTTCGCCGACGAGGAGGCCGCTCCGCTGCTCTGCGCGGGGATTATAGGCTACCGGGCCCTGCGGCTGAGCGAGGCGGAGGGCGCCCGCAGGCTCGGGCTCTACGGCTTTGGGGCCTCGGCCCATCTAGCCATCCAGGTGGCGCGCCACTGGGGCTTAGAGGTATTCGTCTTCACCCGAAGCCCCGCCCACCAGGAGCTCGCCCGCAGGCTCGGGGCGGCATGGGTCGGCCGGGCCGAGGAGACGCCGCCCGAGAAGCTCGATAGCGCCATAATTTTCGCCCCCGCCGGCTGGCTCGTGCCCGAGGCGCTTCGGGCGCTGGATAAAGGCGGCACCCTCGCCCTGGCGGGCATCCACATGTCGCCCATCCCAGAGCTCGACTACGCCGCCCACCTCTATCACGAGCGGACGGTCCGCAGCGTGGCCAACTCCACCCGTAGAGATGGCGAGGAGTTCCTCGAGCTCGCCGCCGCCATCCCCGTAACGACCCAAACGACGCGCTACGCCCTTGGCGAGGC
This genomic window contains:
- a CDS encoding zinc-dependent alcohol dehydrogenase family protein; the encoded protein is MVLRAVKPVEESPLEEASLPVPEPGPGEVLIRVGVCGVCHTDLHTVEGDLALPKSPLVPGHQAVGRVERLGAGSSRFAEGARVGVAWLHSTCGACPFCRRGLENLCDGARFTGYHVDGGYAEYTVVPEAFAYPIPEAFADEEAAPLLCAGIIGYRALRLSEAEGARRLGLYGFGASAHLAIQVARHWGLEVFVFTRSPAHQELARRLGAAWVGRAEETPPEKLDSAIIFAPAGWLVPEALRALDKGGTLALAGIHMSPIPELDYAAHLYHERTVRSVANSTRRDGEEFLELAAAIPVTTQTTRYALGEANEALGALKAGEISGAAVLEVA